In Myxococcus stipitatus, the following are encoded in one genomic region:
- a CDS encoding bifunctional metallophosphatase/5'-nucleotidase, with protein sequence MPSSTRPLRFGLLSALLAACASAPPAPEAAPQVPPAASAAPAAPEPLRITVVGTNDLHGWVMSSRATLPNGAAVEQGGLAAFAGYLSILRAENPDGVLLLDGGDMFQGTLASNLTEGAVVIDAMNTLGYVATALGNHEFDFGPVGPRSVGLDGDDPFGALKARIAQARFPVMGVNVSDSQTGVVPTWLGNDGTLLVERRGVRIGILGLATPHTPQVTNPVNVESLRFAPMAPVALAAAKGLRARGAEVVVAVAHAGAVCKRHDNPRDASSCDRGDSEMVELLEALPEGTLDAVVAGHTHQPVGHFIHGTPVIETSGKGRAFGLVELYVDPVTRKVLPERTRLEGSIPVCARVDAAVGTCDERKLKDTKQVELVPATFRGQPVVVDAAMDAQLTQALAQVEEMQRRPLGVRVPAALTRNYEAESPLGSVLSDALRELTKADIALLNSGGLRAELPAGELTYGTLFEVLPFDNTIAVLTVSKDELRRLLESAYARKGIYQVSGLKVRVETCNGVSRLASVTLANGKPLPANKRFRVAMPDFLARGGGGLDEVLKTLAPESIDLGERQTLTLRDGLIEHWKARGKPLVAPVPGRLVRTAGAANCAPPPVDGAGDAAKASSK encoded by the coding sequence GTGCCTTCCTCCACGCGTCCTCTCCGTTTCGGGTTGTTGTCCGCCCTCCTCGCCGCCTGTGCCTCCGCGCCGCCCGCGCCCGAGGCCGCTCCCCAGGTGCCGCCGGCCGCGAGCGCCGCGCCCGCCGCGCCGGAGCCCCTTCGCATCACGGTGGTGGGGACCAATGATTTGCACGGCTGGGTGATGTCCTCCCGCGCCACGCTGCCCAACGGCGCGGCGGTGGAGCAAGGCGGACTGGCCGCGTTCGCGGGCTACCTGAGCATCCTGCGGGCGGAGAACCCCGACGGCGTGCTGCTCCTCGACGGAGGAGACATGTTCCAGGGCACGCTCGCCTCCAACCTCACCGAGGGGGCGGTGGTCATCGACGCGATGAACACCCTGGGCTACGTGGCCACCGCGCTGGGCAATCACGAGTTCGACTTCGGGCCGGTGGGGCCGCGCTCGGTGGGGCTCGACGGGGACGACCCGTTCGGCGCGCTCAAGGCCCGCATCGCGCAGGCGCGCTTCCCGGTGATGGGCGTCAACGTCTCCGACAGCCAGACGGGCGTGGTGCCCACGTGGCTGGGCAATGACGGCACGCTCCTGGTGGAGCGGCGCGGGGTGCGCATCGGCATCCTTGGGCTGGCCACGCCCCACACGCCGCAGGTGACCAACCCCGTGAATGTGGAGAGCCTGCGCTTCGCGCCCATGGCGCCGGTGGCGCTCGCCGCGGCGAAGGGCCTGCGCGCGCGAGGGGCCGAGGTGGTGGTCGCGGTGGCGCATGCCGGAGCGGTGTGCAAGCGGCACGACAACCCGCGCGATGCGTCCTCGTGCGACCGCGGGGACAGCGAGATGGTGGAGCTCTTGGAGGCGCTTCCCGAGGGGACGCTGGATGCGGTGGTGGCCGGGCACACGCATCAACCCGTGGGCCACTTCATCCACGGCACACCGGTCATCGAGACGTCGGGCAAGGGCCGCGCCTTCGGGTTGGTGGAGCTCTACGTGGACCCGGTGACGCGCAAGGTGCTGCCCGAGCGGACCCGGCTGGAGGGCTCCATCCCGGTGTGCGCGCGCGTGGACGCCGCGGTGGGCACGTGTGACGAGCGCAAGCTGAAGGACACCAAGCAGGTCGAGCTGGTGCCGGCCACCTTCCGGGGCCAGCCCGTGGTCGTCGACGCGGCGATGGATGCGCAGCTCACCCAGGCGCTCGCCCAGGTGGAGGAGATGCAGCGCCGGCCGTTGGGCGTGCGGGTTCCGGCGGCGCTGACGCGCAACTACGAGGCGGAGAGCCCGCTGGGGAGCGTGCTGTCGGACGCGCTGCGTGAGCTCACGAAGGCGGACATCGCCCTGCTCAACAGCGGAGGCCTGCGCGCGGAGCTGCCCGCGGGTGAGCTCACCTACGGCACGCTCTTCGAGGTGCTGCCCTTCGACAACACCATCGCCGTGCTCACCGTGTCGAAGGACGAGCTGCGGCGGCTGCTGGAGTCGGCCTATGCACGCAAGGGCATCTACCAGGTGTCCGGGCTGAAGGTGCGCGTCGAGACGTGCAATGGCGTGTCGCGGCTCGCCTCCGTCACGCTGGCGAATGGGAAGCCGCTTCCGGCCAACAAGCGCTTCCGGGTGGCCATGCCGGACTTCCTGGCGCGGGGCGGTGGCGGACTGGACGAGGTGCTCAAGACGCTGGCCCCCGAGAGCATCGACCTGGGTGAGCGGCAGACGCTCACGCTGCGCGACGGGCTCATCGAGCACTGGAAGGCGCGCGGCAAGCCGCTGGTGGCGCCCGTGCCCGGCCGGCTCGTGCGCACGGCTGGGGCGGCCAACTGCGCTCCGCCTCCGGTGGATGGCGCGGGCGACGCGGCCAAGGCCTCGAGCAAGTAG
- a CDS encoding TonB-dependent receptor, which produces MKTPFVRGGGAFALLLVALVAALPVTALAAGQNYGRMAGYVYDPTGAALAEVPLTVSGPALQQPLSRTSGEDGRFEFDTLPPGEGYVLEVNVPGFTPIKKTGITVLLGQATQVDVKLEVFTETQAVATYEIVEKVNPIINPDSAQTGAVMTAEKAATSPVFTQVQAMPQLVAGVGQGNAPSLRAGLSRYGKFYIDGMDTSDVVDGSISSPMSFYAVENFEVITGGLDAQYNSLGLIENVVSKSGSNKFTYDVTMILSPAWANAKYRGAANQSPNVANYTQNEVPLSETAFYSPLVGVGGPIIKDKLWFYFSGQWNFSKRETPLGEENRPSNTETRLARLKLTWQPTPKDRVSLAFNYDNNTITNQVSSTFASREAETQIDRGGFFTIVNYDRSFTENVLFQLQTGITYKDIWNGPMNEDSQDIAHIYNSTTYRNAGALRNEVGNLVTEERMRFQFDPTLLFKVKNHQMKAGVQVSYLSGDKTAQVIGNRRFNDRNGECNPDDPATFQYCNERIDFYNSDGVQAPLSTEASVLTTGAFIQDRWNVNRYLTLVAGLRADVGRLYGDNNQFITNLVGIGPRVSATYDIFGNRSTLVKAHYGRSNEVGDVFIAQHANPELLQVRSTFAGGAFADCTPDTVGNAQCSISGGASGRFFDKSSHTPPSVDELSFGLHHAISEGAVIGTDLTYRKYNNMWVDEEINRIWDPSGQRVIGYVDNVPHTVVKIHNPDSAWRDYKGVDLWAQGRTGPWDLLASYTLGFSNGTVGDYFDGYGANPRFKRFFEGPSPEDIRHTIKGAVGYTTTFGLDFGVRFNYRTGAPMWMFQEGAVDRQRVVRSPRGTGHAYNTGNGLPDFNDPSAVSELRQPSQFLFDVQARYDLNRIVKTQETKMELTLILFNVLNNSDVTFVQEQWRATNNRFGTATSRRSPMQAELLLRVRN; this is translated from the coding sequence ATGAAGACTCCCTTCGTCCGTGGCGGCGGCGCGTTCGCGCTGCTGCTGGTCGCGCTCGTCGCGGCCCTCCCCGTCACCGCGCTCGCCGCCGGTCAGAACTACGGCCGCATGGCCGGTTACGTCTATGACCCGACGGGCGCCGCGCTCGCCGAAGTGCCCCTCACCGTGAGCGGCCCGGCGCTGCAGCAGCCCCTGTCGCGCACCAGCGGCGAGGACGGCCGCTTCGAGTTCGACACCCTGCCCCCGGGCGAGGGCTATGTCCTCGAGGTCAACGTCCCCGGCTTCACCCCCATCAAGAAGACGGGCATCACCGTCCTGCTGGGCCAGGCCACGCAGGTGGACGTGAAGCTCGAGGTGTTCACCGAGACGCAGGCGGTGGCCACCTACGAGATTGTCGAGAAGGTCAACCCCATCATCAACCCGGACTCGGCGCAGACGGGCGCGGTGATGACGGCGGAGAAGGCGGCCACCTCGCCTGTCTTCACCCAGGTGCAGGCCATGCCGCAGCTGGTCGCGGGCGTGGGCCAGGGCAACGCCCCCAGCCTCCGCGCCGGCCTGTCGCGCTACGGCAAGTTCTACATCGACGGCATGGACACGTCCGACGTGGTGGACGGCAGCATCAGCTCGCCGATGAGCTTCTACGCGGTGGAGAACTTCGAGGTCATCACGGGTGGCCTGGATGCCCAGTACAACTCGCTGGGTCTCATCGAGAACGTCGTCAGCAAGAGCGGCTCCAACAAGTTCACCTACGACGTGACGATGATTCTGTCGCCGGCGTGGGCCAACGCGAAGTACCGGGGCGCGGCCAACCAGAGCCCCAACGTGGCCAACTACACGCAGAACGAGGTGCCGCTGTCCGAGACGGCCTTCTACAGCCCGCTGGTCGGCGTGGGCGGCCCCATCATCAAGGACAAGCTGTGGTTCTACTTCTCCGGTCAGTGGAACTTCTCCAAGCGCGAGACGCCGCTGGGCGAGGAGAACCGCCCGTCCAACACCGAGACGCGCCTGGCCCGCCTGAAGCTCACCTGGCAGCCCACGCCGAAGGACCGCGTGTCCCTGGCGTTCAACTACGACAACAACACCATCACCAACCAGGTCTCCTCGACGTTCGCCTCCCGCGAGGCGGAGACGCAGATTGACCGCGGTGGCTTCTTCACCATCGTCAACTACGACCGCAGCTTCACCGAGAACGTCCTGTTCCAGCTCCAGACCGGTATCACCTACAAGGACATCTGGAACGGTCCGATGAACGAGGACTCGCAGGACATCGCCCACATCTACAACAGCACGACGTACCGGAACGCCGGCGCGCTGCGCAACGAAGTGGGCAACCTGGTGACGGAAGAGCGCATGCGCTTCCAGTTCGACCCCACGCTGCTCTTCAAGGTGAAGAACCACCAGATGAAGGCGGGCGTGCAGGTGAGCTACCTGAGCGGCGACAAGACGGCGCAGGTGATTGGCAACCGCCGCTTCAACGACCGCAACGGCGAGTGCAACCCGGATGACCCGGCGACGTTCCAGTACTGCAACGAGCGCATCGACTTCTACAACAGCGACGGCGTCCAGGCGCCGCTGAGCACCGAGGCCTCGGTGCTGACCACCGGCGCTTTCATCCAGGACCGCTGGAACGTCAACCGCTACCTGACGCTGGTCGCGGGTCTGCGCGCGGACGTGGGCCGGCTGTACGGCGACAACAACCAGTTCATCACCAACCTGGTGGGCATTGGCCCCCGCGTGTCGGCGACGTACGACATCTTCGGCAACCGCAGCACGCTGGTGAAGGCGCACTACGGCCGCTCCAACGAGGTCGGCGACGTCTTCATCGCGCAGCACGCCAACCCGGAGCTGCTCCAGGTGCGCTCCACCTTCGCGGGCGGCGCGTTCGCGGACTGTACGCCGGACACGGTGGGCAACGCGCAGTGCAGCATCTCCGGTGGTGCGTCTGGCCGCTTCTTCGACAAGAGCAGCCACACGCCGCCGAGCGTGGATGAGCTGTCGTTCGGCCTGCACCACGCCATCAGCGAGGGGGCCGTCATCGGCACCGACCTGACCTACCGCAAGTACAACAACATGTGGGTGGACGAGGAGATCAACCGCATCTGGGACCCGTCCGGTCAGCGCGTGATTGGCTACGTGGACAACGTGCCGCACACGGTGGTGAAGATTCACAACCCGGACTCCGCCTGGCGTGACTACAAGGGCGTGGACCTGTGGGCGCAGGGCCGCACGGGCCCGTGGGACCTGCTGGCCAGCTACACCCTGGGCTTCAGCAACGGCACGGTGGGCGACTACTTCGACGGCTACGGCGCCAACCCGCGCTTCAAGCGCTTCTTCGAGGGCCCGTCCCCCGAGGACATCCGCCACACCATCAAGGGCGCCGTCGGCTACACCACGACGTTCGGCCTCGATTTCGGCGTGCGCTTCAACTACCGCACGGGCGCGCCCATGTGGATGTTCCAGGAGGGCGCGGTGGACCGGCAGCGCGTGGTTCGCTCGCCGCGCGGCACCGGCCACGCCTACAACACGGGCAACGGCCTGCCGGACTTCAACGACCCGTCTGCTGTCTCCGAGCTGCGCCAGCCCAGCCAGTTCCTGTTCGATGTCCAGGCCCGCTACGACCTGAACCGCATCGTGAAGACGCAGGAGACGAAGATGGAGCTCACGCTCATCCTCTTCAACGTCCTGAACAACAGCGACGTCACGTTCGTGCAGGAGCAGTGGCGCGCCACCAACAACCGCTTCGGCACGGCGACCAGCCGCCGCAGCCCGATGCAGGCTGAGTTGCTGCTGCGCGTGCGCAACTAG
- a CDS encoding PaxA yields the protein MFAQQHTDPPSRILGFAAFSIAVHVGVAAALGWILKPMVVEAEVPIDVVLSLVKAPPPPPPPPPPPAARKTTPRTVEKKPKTELRQPVEVKPVVEQKPLEPEPEPEAPEPEAPVEGGVEGGVEGGVAGGVVGGVVGGVVGGVVGGTVSEPVKPKNVPPFVIQRDVVRQSPPKLSEVFKQSHRGQTLQGIYKVCVATNGSVYEVTPVKSVPGADDDIIQGLKAGWEYKPQKVPVCFLYNIPITIQ from the coding sequence ATGTTCGCGCAGCAGCACACCGACCCTCCCTCTCGCATCCTAGGCTTCGCCGCCTTCTCCATTGCCGTTCACGTTGGAGTCGCGGCGGCGCTGGGGTGGATTCTCAAACCCATGGTCGTCGAGGCGGAGGTGCCCATCGACGTGGTGCTCAGCCTCGTGAAGGCGCCGCCCCCGCCTCCTCCGCCCCCGCCTCCTCCCGCGGCGCGCAAGACGACGCCCCGGACGGTGGAGAAGAAGCCCAAGACGGAGCTGCGTCAGCCGGTGGAGGTCAAACCGGTGGTCGAGCAGAAGCCGCTCGAGCCGGAACCGGAGCCCGAGGCGCCGGAGCCCGAGGCCCCCGTGGAGGGGGGAGTCGAGGGAGGCGTGGAGGGCGGCGTGGCCGGGGGTGTGGTGGGCGGAGTGGTGGGAGGCGTCGTGGGTGGGGTGGTGGGTGGGACGGTGTCGGAGCCCGTGAAGCCCAAGAACGTGCCGCCCTTCGTCATCCAGCGTGACGTGGTGCGGCAGTCGCCGCCGAAGCTGTCCGAGGTGTTCAAGCAGTCCCACCGCGGCCAGACGCTCCAGGGCATCTACAAGGTGTGTGTCGCCACCAACGGCAGCGTGTACGAGGTGACGCCGGTGAAGTCGGTGCCCGGCGCGGATGACGACATCATCCAGGGACTCAAGGCAGGCTGGGAGTACAAGCCGCAGAAGGTCCCGGTGTGCTTCCTCTACAACATCCCTATCACCATCCAGTAG
- a CDS encoding helix-turn-helix transcriptional regulator, with the protein MKREPVTDRLDRVLGLLASRPSWTAPELAEELGVCLRTVRRDLARLEARGVPIESDAGRGGGVRVPPRTGLGRVQLDAHELLDLLLALALAEQLHSPLLLSTVKTLRQKLSASFPPEERARVNGLRRRILVGPGSRNVAASWMSPAATVLRPIQEAFFEQRALELTYRTNDVSTVRVVEPHYLLLSWPAWFLLVWDHLRGAVRMLRVDRIESAHITDATFRLRNSEAMLATLGDVFSAL; encoded by the coding sequence TTGAAACGCGAACCCGTCACCGACCGGCTGGACCGGGTCCTGGGCCTGCTCGCCTCGCGTCCTTCGTGGACCGCGCCCGAATTGGCGGAGGAGCTGGGCGTCTGCCTGCGGACCGTCCGCAGGGACCTGGCCCGGCTCGAGGCACGGGGCGTCCCCATCGAGTCCGACGCGGGGCGAGGAGGCGGCGTGCGTGTGCCGCCGAGGACGGGGCTGGGCCGCGTCCAGCTCGACGCCCACGAGCTCCTCGACCTGCTGCTCGCGCTGGCGCTCGCGGAGCAGCTCCACTCCCCGCTGCTGCTGTCGACCGTCAAGACGTTGAGACAGAAGCTGTCCGCATCGTTCCCGCCCGAGGAACGCGCCCGGGTGAACGGCCTGCGCCGGAGGATTCTCGTCGGCCCGGGCTCGAGGAACGTCGCGGCGAGCTGGATGTCTCCGGCCGCCACGGTGCTCCGCCCCATCCAGGAGGCGTTCTTCGAGCAGCGCGCGCTGGAGCTGACCTACCGCACGAATGACGTCAGCACGGTGCGCGTCGTGGAGCCGCACTACCTGCTGCTCAGCTGGCCCGCCTGGTTCCTGCTCGTCTGGGACCACCTGCGAGGCGCGGTGCGCATGCTGCGCGTCGACCGCATCGAATCCGCGCACATCACCGACGCGACGTTCCGGCTGCGGAACTCAGAGGCGATGCTCGCCACGCTCGGCGACGTCTTCTCCGCGCTCTGA
- a CDS encoding VOC family protein encodes MTFLRGMSTISLWANDLPAATRWYSELLGVEPYFSSEAVGLGPGYVEYRLGDYQHELGIIDRKFAPPGLGGEPGGVVVYWHVDDVAAALSRLVERGAKVLEGLKERGPGFVTASVIDPFGNVLGIMFNRHYLSILGARDAAR; translated from the coding sequence ATGACCTTCTTGCGCGGAATGAGCACCATCAGCCTCTGGGCGAACGACCTTCCGGCGGCGACCCGTTGGTACTCGGAGTTGCTGGGCGTGGAGCCCTACTTCAGCAGCGAGGCCGTGGGCCTGGGGCCGGGTTACGTCGAGTACCGCCTCGGCGACTACCAGCACGAGTTGGGCATCATCGACCGCAAGTTCGCCCCTCCCGGGCTGGGCGGGGAGCCGGGCGGCGTGGTGGTCTACTGGCACGTGGATGACGTCGCCGCGGCGCTCTCCCGGCTGGTGGAGCGGGGCGCCAAGGTGCTCGAGGGCCTCAAGGAGCGGGGCCCTGGCTTCGTCACGGCGTCGGTCATCGACCCGTTCGGCAACGTGCTGGGCATCATGTTCAACCGGCACTACCTGTCCATCCTCGGGGCCCGCGATGCCGCGCGCTGA
- a CDS encoding YdeI/OmpD-associated family protein gives MAPTRTFRGAAEFEAWLGENGGAHAGVWLKLAKKGTGIASLTDDEAVDVGLCFGWISSQRKSLDERFYLQKYVPRRPRSRWSCVNVRKVEVLQAEGRMRPSGLAEVDAAKADGRWAAAYESQRNATVPEDLAAALAANPQAASAFESLGRTRRYALMLDIVTARGAEARANHLRRVVESLVSPGTTATAGARRSKRATR, from the coding sequence GTGGCCCCGACACGGACGTTCCGGGGCGCGGCGGAGTTCGAGGCGTGGCTGGGTGAGAACGGCGGCGCCCACGCGGGGGTCTGGTTGAAGCTCGCGAAGAAGGGGACGGGGATTGCCTCGCTGACGGATGACGAGGCGGTCGACGTGGGGCTGTGTTTCGGATGGATTTCCAGTCAGCGGAAGTCGCTCGATGAGCGCTTCTATCTCCAGAAGTACGTGCCTCGCAGGCCGCGCAGTCGGTGGTCCTGCGTGAATGTCCGCAAGGTGGAGGTGCTGCAGGCCGAGGGGAGGATGAGGCCCTCGGGGCTGGCCGAGGTCGACGCCGCGAAGGCGGATGGCCGCTGGGCGGCGGCCTACGAGTCCCAGCGGAACGCCACGGTCCCCGAAGACCTGGCCGCCGCGCTGGCCGCGAATCCCCAGGCGGCGAGTGCCTTCGAGTCGCTGGGCAGGACGCGGCGATACGCGCTCATGTTGGACATCGTGACGGCGCGCGGCGCGGAGGCGCGAGCCAACCACCTGCGCCGCGTCGTCGAGTCCCTTGTGTCGCCGGGCACCACGGCTACGGCCGGGGCGCGGCGCTCGAAGCGGGCAACACGTTGA
- a CDS encoding NBR1-Ig-like domain-containing protein, translated as MPARHSFSPCLLWVGLLLLKGSSASAEPLHSERGGLQATSLAHRPSITAATLDPLRSLAITDYSIVSTITPRMVFDQLVAQAGNTGFTSEQLFRQLWDTQNAAPGQPDLPGGPHCSDHGNTLNGAPYFCRPTEGTDAGSGAPPSIDRYILVGLFNRFDLAPVDGSHCGEYRMSFAKFVPSPQTRSKNRFIFEGVLPNPTPELGLEGCRPVAQAWAHLSTVDDPIQRGLLVKSLFFEGVGPSRNPVIHIGNYGDNPSGAGQLRTNQFIQMGVGSPEPWMLREFKLKHQCDITGCTLRFIPVTTKATPRGDFFNTQNTSPLAVSFRDYFITQVASLAVDDFHRFNYVVPDLYNAAQSSPQLMRDGVDDFIAQVNKGPIPNPFLDAIQTELQRIGSPLTPHHIVARAESLSCGGCHDRSKGRDLGGSTGAFPNGSLRFVQSNDLLFPQPQPGDPRLYGVSSTHTSTFLPFRQQILGAFLDTPPLDASFAPPTSAVASVQAGQSFSGTVVVTNTGTTSWSAAQDIQALSLDGTEDLRLASGEAIHLGQAKTFSFTHTAPSTVGLVTYRWRMQRDGTAFGPELSFTLNVLPASSAAPRP; from the coding sequence ATGCCGGCCCGACACTCCTTCTCACCCTGCCTGTTGTGGGTGGGGCTTCTCCTCTTGAAGGGAAGCTCCGCCTCCGCCGAGCCCCTTCACTCCGAGCGGGGTGGCCTCCAGGCCACCTCCCTGGCACATCGTCCGTCCATCACCGCGGCGACGTTGGACCCCCTGCGCTCGCTCGCCATCACGGACTACTCCATCGTCTCCACCATCACCCCGAGGATGGTGTTCGACCAGCTCGTCGCCCAGGCGGGCAACACGGGCTTCACGTCGGAGCAGCTCTTCCGCCAGCTCTGGGACACGCAGAACGCCGCCCCAGGCCAACCGGACCTCCCCGGCGGCCCGCACTGCTCCGACCATGGCAACACCCTCAACGGCGCGCCGTACTTCTGCAGGCCCACCGAAGGCACGGACGCGGGCTCCGGAGCCCCCCCGTCGATTGACAGGTACATCCTGGTGGGCCTCTTCAACCGCTTCGACCTGGCCCCGGTGGACGGCTCCCACTGCGGCGAATACCGGATGTCCTTCGCCAAGTTCGTTCCGTCCCCGCAGACCCGCTCGAAGAACCGCTTCATCTTCGAGGGAGTCCTCCCCAATCCCACGCCCGAGCTCGGACTGGAGGGGTGCCGCCCGGTCGCGCAGGCGTGGGCGCACCTGTCCACCGTCGATGACCCCATCCAGCGCGGCCTCCTCGTGAAGTCGCTCTTCTTCGAGGGCGTGGGCCCCAGCCGCAACCCGGTCATCCACATCGGCAACTATGGAGACAACCCTTCCGGCGCGGGACAGCTCCGGACCAATCAGTTCATCCAGATGGGCGTCGGGTCTCCCGAGCCCTGGATGCTTCGCGAGTTCAAGCTCAAGCATCAATGTGACATCACGGGCTGCACCCTGCGCTTCATCCCCGTCACCACGAAGGCCACCCCTCGGGGAGACTTCTTCAACACCCAGAACACCAGCCCCCTCGCGGTGAGCTTCCGAGACTACTTCATCACCCAGGTCGCGAGCCTCGCGGTCGATGACTTCCATCGCTTCAACTACGTCGTCCCCGACCTCTACAACGCCGCCCAGTCCAGCCCCCAGCTCATGCGCGACGGCGTGGATGACTTCATCGCGCAGGTCAACAAAGGCCCCATCCCCAACCCGTTCCTCGACGCCATCCAGACGGAGCTCCAGCGCATCGGCAGCCCCCTGACGCCCCATCACATCGTGGCGCGCGCGGAGTCACTCTCCTGTGGCGGGTGCCACGACCGCAGCAAGGGGCGAGACCTGGGTGGAAGCACGGGGGCCTTCCCCAACGGCTCCCTGCGCTTCGTGCAGAGCAACGACCTGCTGTTCCCACAGCCGCAGCCCGGAGACCCCAGGCTCTACGGTGTCTCCTCCACCCATACCTCCACGTTCCTTCCCTTCCGGCAGCAGATTCTCGGCGCCTTCCTGGACACCCCACCCCTGGACGCGAGCTTCGCGCCCCCCACCTCGGCGGTGGCTTCCGTCCAGGCCGGACAGTCCTTCAGCGGCACCGTGGTGGTGACCAACACCGGCACCACGTCCTGGAGCGCCGCCCAAGACATCCAAGCCCTGTCACTTGATGGGACCGAGGACCTGAGGCTGGCCTCCGGTGAGGCCATCCACCTTGGACAGGCGAAGACGTTCTCCTTCACCCACACCGCGCCCTCCACCGTCGGCCTTGTGACCTACCGGTGGCGGATGCAACGCGATGGCACCGCGTTCGGACCCGAGCTGTCCTTCACCCTCAACGTGTTGCCCGCTTCGAGCGCCGCGCCCCGGCCGTAG
- a CDS encoding ISAs1 family transposase translates to MTRTKEMPSNEEMSLLLFARFAAVEDPRRHAHKVVFPLELLLLIVFGAALSDMPGWQGAADFARLKEAWLRTLCPWDGEGTPSADTLERVMGMLDVDLFAEGFSAWMRDVAARRALPVNGVQQVAVDGKSLQGARTPGAPSVPMHLVHTFLVEGRDSLLVGLAPAPGGASAEAAVAADLLSLLELTDTVVTGDANLLTGALADSIVAAGGEYVLSLKGNRGPSHGTVREALCIAGNKEVLNEERAESLCDSRTDGGEEAGHGREERRRGWAFDVKHFPRVWSYLPHARSVLALVRERTAVTPNGSKTSIEPHFFVSTLNPTKAEAMATFVRAHWEVENGLHQRLDVVLHEDATRIHNGPGAQNLAVVRRAALAVLKTDTTYKASLPRRVRQAGHDDAYRTHLLTLVIS, encoded by the coding sequence ATGACCCGGACGAAAGAGATGCCCTCGAATGAAGAGATGTCCCTGCTACTCTTTGCGCGCTTTGCCGCCGTGGAGGACCCGCGGAGGCATGCGCACAAAGTGGTCTTTCCGCTTGAGTTGCTACTGCTCATCGTCTTCGGAGCGGCGCTGAGTGACATGCCAGGCTGGCAGGGGGCTGCGGACTTCGCGCGACTGAAGGAAGCATGGTTGCGAACGCTGTGCCCTTGGGATGGGGAGGGGACGCCGTCCGCCGACACCCTGGAGCGCGTCATGGGGATGCTGGACGTGGACCTCTTCGCAGAGGGCTTCTCTGCCTGGATGCGGGATGTGGCGGCACGACGAGCGTTGCCCGTGAACGGGGTGCAGCAGGTGGCAGTAGACGGCAAGAGTCTGCAGGGCGCACGGACACCGGGCGCACCGAGCGTGCCCATGCACCTTGTTCACACGTTTCTGGTGGAGGGACGCGACAGCCTGCTGGTGGGGCTTGCGCCCGCACCAGGTGGCGCCTCGGCCGAGGCGGCGGTCGCCGCAGACCTGCTGAGCCTGCTGGAACTCACTGACACCGTGGTAACAGGGGATGCCAACCTCCTGACGGGCGCACTGGCCGACAGCATCGTGGCCGCAGGGGGAGAATATGTCCTGTCCCTTAAGGGCAACCGTGGGCCCTCGCACGGGACGGTGCGCGAGGCGCTGTGCATCGCTGGCAACAAAGAGGTGTTGAATGAAGAGCGCGCGGAGTCCTTGTGCGACTCGCGCACGGACGGAGGGGAGGAGGCTGGCCATGGGCGAGAAGAGCGGCGGCGTGGTTGGGCGTTTGACGTGAAGCACTTCCCCAGAGTGTGGAGCTACCTTCCACACGCAAGGAGTGTGTTGGCGCTCGTTCGAGAGCGTACTGCGGTCACCCCAAACGGCTCAAAGACAAGCATCGAGCCACATTTCTTCGTCAGCACCCTCAATCCCACCAAGGCCGAAGCCATGGCGACCTTCGTGCGTGCGCACTGGGAAGTGGAGAATGGGTTGCATCAGCGCCTGGACGTTGTGCTGCATGAGGATGCCACTCGTATCCACAATGGCCCCGGCGCACAGAACCTCGCGGTAGTACGCCGAGCTGCCCTTGCAGTGCTGAAGACTGACACCACATACAAGGCCAGCCTGCCCAGGCGCGTCCGTCAGGCAGGGCATGACGATGCCTACCGCACCCACCTTCTCACTCTCGTCATTTCATAG